The following are encoded together in the Candidatus Zixiibacteriota bacterium genome:
- a CDS encoding flippase-like domain-containing protein, which yields MAKKKFWSIILGIIISVVFLYLIFRNVNFRELASILKDAQYLWLLPNLFFVVFAMFQRAERWKYMIQPIARLKYGKLLSATCIGFMANNVLPLRLGEFVRAYALAYNENRITKSASLATIFVERMVFDLLALLLILVVILIFVPIEIDDKFKLGVALSLAVAIAGLIFALAIVTKPEGSGRLLTKYLFFLPARINDIIRNTIVKFSRGLLFLKDWRKMAWVSGHTIFLWLCMGISNIFVFWVFHIDLPVYASYVLLVVVSISILIPSSPGFIGVYHGGVVWTLHMFGVGTDKAVSCAIVLHAAQFIPITLMGFVYLYREGLSLKQLEQAALQENDNSKSND from the coding sequence ATGGCAAAGAAGAAATTCTGGTCTATTATTCTCGGGATTATAATTTCCGTTGTCTTTCTTTATCTGATTTTTAGAAATGTCAATTTCCGGGAACTGGCCTCCATTTTGAAGGATGCCCAGTATCTCTGGCTTTTACCCAATTTGTTTTTCGTGGTCTTTGCCATGTTTCAAAGAGCGGAGCGATGGAAATACATGATCCAGCCAATCGCGCGGCTTAAGTACGGTAAGCTCCTTTCTGCCACCTGTATCGGGTTTATGGCCAACAACGTTCTGCCGCTCAGACTGGGCGAATTCGTTCGTGCTTACGCTCTGGCTTATAATGAAAATCGAATAACCAAATCGGCCTCACTGGCGACTATATTTGTCGAGCGGATGGTGTTTGATCTACTGGCTCTTTTATTAATTCTGGTGGTGATTCTGATTTTTGTCCCGATTGAAATCGACGATAAATTTAAACTTGGGGTGGCCCTATCGCTGGCAGTCGCAATTGCCGGTCTGATCTTTGCGCTTGCCATAGTGACGAAACCCGAAGGTTCGGGCCGGTTGCTGACGAAATATCTTTTTTTCCTGCCCGCTCGCATTAACGATATCATCCGGAATACCATCGTTAAATTTTCGCGGGGGCTGTTGTTTCTCAAGGATTGGCGTAAAATGGCCTGGGTGTCGGGACACACCATCTTCCTCTGGCTTTGCATGGGTATTTCGAATATATTTGTTTTCTGGGTTTTTCATATTGATCTGCCGGTTTATGCTTCCTATGTCCTTTTGGTGGTCGTTTCCATTTCCATTTTGATTCCATCCTCTCCGGGATTTATCGGAGTATATCACGGGGGAGTGGTCTGGACTTTACATATGTTCGGGGTCGGGACCGACAAGGCGGTATCATGCGCCATTGTGCTCCATGCCGCGCAGTTCATTCCCATTACCCTGATGGGCTTTGTTTATCTTTATCGGGAAGGGCTTTCCCTGAAACAGCTGGAACAGGCGGCCCTGCAGGAAAATGACAACTCCAAATCAAACGACTGA
- a CDS encoding bifunctional 3,4-dihydroxy-2-butanone-4-phosphate synthase/GTP cyclohydrolase II — translation MSDFDSIPEAIEEIKKGRMVIVVDDEDRENEGDFIMGAENVTPEAINFMAMHGRGLICVPLKRERIDRLKLHPMVDTNTALHGTRFTVSVDGCGSKGVTTGISAGDRARTIQIMADDNSLPEDLCRPGHIFPIQARDGGVLSRAGHTEATVDLARMAGLKPIGVLCEIMDHDGTMARLPRLREVAREFNLKLITVKHLIEYRRHKEKLVNKIVVVDFPTKYGHFNLHLYESQIDDHHHLALVKGDVAGKDNVLVRVHSQCLTGDMLGSLRCDCGDQLASALRMIEKEGTGVLLYMRQEGRGIGLANKIRAYKLQDDGRDTVEANHELGFKADLRDYGIGAQILVDLGLSSIRLMTNNPKKVIGLEGYGLKIIDRIPIQTQPTEFNRKYLTTKRDKLGHMLSIL, via the coding sequence ATGAGTGATTTTGACAGCATTCCTGAAGCAATTGAAGAAATAAAAAAGGGCCGCATGGTAATTGTCGTCGATGATGAGGACAGGGAAAATGAAGGCGATTTTATCATGGGCGCGGAGAATGTAACCCCGGAAGCCATCAATTTTATGGCCATGCACGGGCGCGGACTTATCTGTGTTCCCCTGAAGAGAGAACGGATTGATCGGTTGAAATTGCACCCGATGGTGGATACCAATACCGCCCTGCATGGTACCCGGTTTACCGTATCGGTGGACGGATGCGGAAGCAAAGGAGTAACCACGGGAATTTCGGCCGGAGACCGGGCCCGGACAATTCAAATTATGGCCGATGACAACAGCCTCCCCGAGGATCTCTGCCGGCCGGGTCATATTTTCCCTATCCAGGCTCGTGACGGAGGGGTCTTGTCCCGGGCCGGTCATACCGAAGCCACGGTGGATTTGGCACGGATGGCCGGATTGAAACCGATCGGGGTTCTCTGTGAGATTATGGATCATGACGGAACCATGGCCCGTCTGCCGCGTCTTCGAGAGGTGGCTCGGGAATTTAATTTAAAACTGATTACCGTCAAACATCTGATTGAGTATCGTCGGCATAAAGAAAAACTGGTAAATAAAATTGTCGTGGTCGACTTTCCGACCAAATATGGCCATTTCAATCTGCACCTGTATGAATCGCAGATCGACGATCATCATCATCTGGCTCTGGTTAAGGGTGATGTGGCCGGAAAAGACAATGTCTTGGTCCGGGTTCATTCGCAATGCCTGACCGGGGATATGCTGGGTTCGCTTCGATGTGACTGCGGCGATCAGCTGGCCAGCGCCTTGCGCATGATCGAAAAAGAGGGGACCGGAGTGCTACTTTATATGCGCCAGGAAGGGCGCGGAATCGGACTGGCCAATAAAATCAGGGCTTATAAACTTCAGGATGACGGCCGCGATACCGTCGAGGCCAACCATGAACTCGGATTCAAGGCCGATCTCCGCGATTATGGTATTGGGGCACAGATTCTGGTGGATCTCGGATTGAGTTCCATTCGGTTGATGACCAATAATCCCAAAAAAGTGATCGGTCTTGAGGGATATGGGTTGAAAATAATCGACCGCATTCCCATACAAACTCAACCGACCGAATTCAATCGGAAATACCTGACCACCAAGCGTGATAAACTGGGACATATGTTGTCCATATTATAG
- a CDS encoding glycosyltransferase family 2 protein: MTTPNQTTEKILAILPAYNESGKIGRVVQKIKAVNYVNTILVVDDCSSDTTYVEAAAAGATVIRHEINRGVGAAIRTGIEYGRKNGFDIGTILSGDDQHEPEELKRVVGPIETGEYDFIQGSRRMEGGRVINDRPFRKVTTQLYSMLFSILVLRRITDATNGFRAFRLSLFDDPAFNTEQEWLDRYELEPYILFKAVIDKKIRFKEVPITIYYHDHRKQFTKMKPFRDWWRLAKPMVYLGLRLRK; this comes from the coding sequence ATGACAACTCCAAATCAAACGACTGAGAAAATACTGGCGATATTGCCGGCCTACAATGAGAGCGGCAAGATCGGCCGGGTGGTGCAAAAGATCAAGGCCGTAAATTATGTCAACACCATCCTGGTGGTCGATGATTGTTCTTCCGATACCACTTATGTGGAAGCCGCGGCGGCCGGCGCAACGGTTATCCGGCATGAGATTAATCGCGGGGTCGGAGCGGCCATTAGAACCGGGATAGAATACGGTCGGAAAAACGGTTTTGATATCGGGACGATTCTGTCTGGTGATGATCAGCACGAACCGGAGGAGTTGAAAAGGGTGGTCGGGCCGATTGAAACAGGTGAGTATGATTTCATCCAGGGCTCGCGAAGGATGGAAGGCGGGCGAGTGATCAATGACCGGCCTTTTCGGAAAGTGACCACGCAACTTTATTCAATGCTGTTTTCAATCCTTGTACTCAGGAGAATCACCGACGCCACCAATGGATTCAGAGCTTTCCGGCTGAGTCTTTTTGATGATCCTGCTTTTAACACCGAACAGGAATGGCTTGACAGGTATGAACTGGAACCATATATATTATTCAAAGCGGTGATCGATAAAAAAATACGGTTTAAGGAAGTCCCGATTACCATATATTATCACGATCACCGAAAGCAATTCACCAAGATGAAACCTTTCCGTGACTGGTGGCGGCTGGCCAAGCCGATGGTTTATCTGGGATTAAGGTTGAGGAAATAA
- a CDS encoding riboflavin synthase gives MMFTGIIETVGIVHNIRTRGNYKLLSIDPDKPFDGLIMGESIAVDGCCLTVTEINNNRFTVEASQETIRLTILNNYKTGARINLERALLPTSRLGGHFVSGHIDCRGRIALLQHIGESLKLAISYSDDFSRLLVGKGAIAINGISLTVNEVKGDIFTVNLIPYTTKETTVGDFKINDEVNLEFDILGKYVTNMLSDKKQTITIEKLHESGW, from the coding sequence ATGATGTTTACCGGTATTATAGAGACCGTCGGGATTGTTCATAATATTAGAACTCGCGGCAATTACAAACTTCTTTCGATAGATCCTGATAAACCGTTCGATGGCCTGATTATGGGGGAATCCATTGCGGTCGATGGCTGTTGCCTGACGGTGACGGAAATAAATAATAATCGATTTACCGTTGAGGCTTCCCAGGAAACAATCAGGTTGACCATCCTGAATAATTATAAAACCGGGGCCAGAATCAATCTTGAGCGGGCGTTGCTTCCTACAAGCCGTCTGGGCGGGCATTTTGTCTCCGGACATATCGACTGCCGGGGCAGGATTGCCCTTCTTCAACACATAGGCGAATCTCTAAAACTGGCGATCAGCTATTCGGATGATTTTAGCAGACTTCTGGTAGGAAAAGGGGCGATTGCCATCAACGGCATTTCCCTGACTGTCAATGAAGTCAAGGGTGATATTTTTACAGTCAACCTGATTCCCTATACGACGAAAGAAACCACAGTCGGTGATTTCAAAATCAATGATGAAGTTAATCTGGAATTCGATATTCTCGGCAAATATGTCACGAACATGTTGAGCGATAAAAAACAAACAATAACAATTGAAAAACTGCATGAAAGCGGTTGGTGA
- a CDS encoding 6,7-dimethyl-8-ribityllumazine synthase, with translation MNYKEIAGNLNARGLKFAMVVSRFNNLLTSKLLEGALDCLVRHQADINDISVAWVPGAFEIPYAAARLVKSGKYDAVLCLGAVIKGDTPHFDYIASEATKGIAKTALDSGIPVIYGLITADTLEQAIERAGTKAGNKGWDAAQAGIEMANLYREIDKK, from the coding sequence ATGAATTACAAAGAAATTGCAGGAAATCTGAACGCCCGGGGCCTCAAATTCGCCATGGTTGTGAGCCGTTTCAACAACCTTTTGACTTCCAAGCTTCTCGAGGGGGCGTTGGATTGTCTGGTCAGACATCAGGCGGATATAAACGATATCTCCGTGGCCTGGGTGCCGGGAGCTTTTGAAATCCCCTATGCCGCCGCCAGGCTGGTTAAGAGCGGAAAATATGATGCCGTGTTATGTCTTGGGGCGGTTATAAAGGGCGATACGCCTCATTTTGATTATATTGCCAGCGAAGCAACTAAAGGTATCGCCAAAACCGCTCTGGATAGCGGGATTCCGGTAATATATGGCCTGATTACGGCCGATACACTGGAACAGGCCATTGAACGGGCGGGAACCAAGGCTGGAAATAAGGGCTGGGATGCGGCTCAGGCCGGTATTGAAATGGCCAATCTTTATCGGGAAATTGACAAGAAATGA
- the nusB gene encoding transcription antitermination factor NusB: MSSRRRGREYVLKALYAFEQGEQSSEEIYENIIKNGGLDEKTLLFARQLFHGVVANLVEIDDYIQRLATNWKIERIAIVDKNILRMAIGEVKFMPDIPMKVAINEAVELAKKYSTLESASFVNGILDRVLHEHA; the protein is encoded by the coding sequence ATGAGTAGCAGACGTCGCGGTCGTGAATATGTCCTGAAAGCCCTCTATGCTTTCGAGCAGGGAGAGCAGTCGTCAGAAGAGATTTACGAGAATATTATCAAGAATGGCGGATTGGACGAAAAAACGTTGCTTTTTGCCCGGCAGTTATTTCATGGAGTGGTCGCCAATCTTGTTGAAATCGATGATTATATCCAGAGGCTGGCGACCAATTGGAAAATCGAACGAATCGCCATTGTCGATAAAAATATCCTCAGGATGGCCATCGGTGAGGTTAAATTCATGCCTGATATCCCCATGAAGGTGGCCATTAATGAGGCCGTGGAACTGGCCAAAAAATACAGTACACTGGAATCGGCATCCTTTGTCAATGGCATCCTCGACCGGGTTCTCCATGAACATGCATGA
- a CDS encoding DUF2723 domain-containing protein, with protein sequence MGSGQRTVNGKQLSSHSSTKFDRVNAALAVLVFLIALIVYMKTMAPTFSFWDCGEFVACSHILGIPHPPGSPLYIIWGRIFSIIPFFVDIAARINFFSVFSSAVAAAVGYLVVVRLIGYWFGDRKNPQNRLIAYIGGFTGALFMAFSNTNWSNSVEAEVYAAAILFMMVIYWLALKYLDCRESPPGSRLMLLAAYIAMLGVGIHLTLFIIIPVVGLYFVFKSESGTNEWAIVSLFFFLELFLALLISARPGEIPYHLPVLVILIIFLFHSVSMEKIARSTVITLILFMIAAWPSYFIIVGAISKSLTGAGLSSSLAVVGHLPLGWIGLVALVIWGIFCLVKYLSARDKAANIKLWLIPAIYALTPAVLYAIGRIFAHTGYMTFMIFTAIIIGLLALVLWRRVNWLILIALGSISLIIFGFWEFVIGLGVGIMIIIGTALFLKDGNWKTAMAIMLLAIIGYSIHVYIPVRSSRNPNIDENNPSRSFASVVNYLERKQYGSQSMTSRMFDRRAEWENQFGDHIRMGFWGFFKEQYGLTGPKFFVILILGLFGIWETIRRRPDLGLPFLVLFLICSAGFVLYMNFADGTRQNPVTGFNYLEVRDRDYFFTPAFILFGLAVGLGIAGFIDLVRDAVSQASAGIRKTAFGIASLLVLMPLIPLKHNYFINDRSRNYLPYDYANNYLKSCRENMIFITNGDNDTFPLWCIQEVYGIRSDVKVVNLSLANADWYTKQLRDQHGISIDLTDDQIESLRGYMISEGNPYRIQDQVVDYIITANNWKRPFGFAVTVPDNSRRFRGRSLNDHLILEGMVYRLTPTEGKDQIDYDFTQRMYEHEFEYRGIAEPSVYKDETSRRLSNNYAQGFIVLADSMKRADNYEGAVKHIRMGMEVLPESEDIYVYTAQMLGYMGRFDTLMTYISNCPLKDKRKLYYNGGLAAKMTGHTNEAIELMEQAYRLYPDYADIFRSLVRIYYQEKYYSRLRIIVTDWVARHPDDYESKELLRQIQNIDTDKDTVEGRH encoded by the coding sequence ATGGGGTCAGGACAACGAACGGTGAACGGCAAGCAATTAAGCAGTCATTCAAGTACCAAATTCGACCGGGTCAATGCGGCTCTGGCCGTCCTGGTTTTTTTGATTGCCTTAATTGTATATATGAAGACCATGGCGCCGACGTTTTCTTTCTGGGATTGCGGAGAATTCGTGGCCTGTTCCCATATTCTCGGTATTCCTCATCCGCCCGGATCGCCTCTTTATATTATTTGGGGCCGTATATTTTCCATTATCCCATTTTTCGTCGATATTGCCGCCCGGATAAACTTTTTTTCCGTTTTTTCTTCGGCGGTGGCGGCGGCGGTTGGCTATCTGGTGGTGGTGAGACTAATTGGTTACTGGTTCGGTGACAGGAAGAATCCTCAAAACCGATTGATTGCCTATATCGGAGGTTTTACCGGGGCGCTGTTCATGGCGTTTTCCAATACCAACTGGTCGAATTCCGTGGAGGCCGAAGTCTATGCGGCGGCTATCCTGTTCATGATGGTCATTTACTGGCTGGCACTTAAGTATCTGGATTGCCGGGAATCGCCGCCCGGAAGTCGCCTCATGCTTCTGGCCGCCTATATCGCCATGCTGGGTGTCGGTATTCACCTGACTCTTTTTATTATCATTCCGGTTGTGGGTTTGTATTTCGTATTCAAGTCCGAATCCGGGACAAATGAATGGGCCATTGTATCTCTCTTTTTCTTTCTGGAGTTATTCCTGGCCCTGCTTATTTCGGCTCGTCCCGGAGAAATCCCCTACCATTTGCCGGTCCTGGTTATTTTAATAATATTTTTATTCCATTCTGTTTCGATGGAGAAAATCGCCCGCTCAACTGTTATCACGCTAATTTTATTTATGATTGCGGCATGGCCGTCATACTTTATTATTGTCGGGGCAATTTCAAAAAGTCTGACCGGTGCAGGCCTGTCGAGCTCCCTTGCCGTTGTCGGACATTTACCGCTTGGCTGGATTGGGCTTGTAGCACTCGTGATTTGGGGAATATTTTGCCTTGTTAAATATCTATCCGCCCGAGATAAGGCCGCTAATATCAAGTTATGGTTGATTCCCGCCATTTATGCGCTGACTCCGGCAGTATTATATGCCATAGGCCGGATTTTCGCTCACACCGGTTATATGACCTTTATGATATTCACCGCCATCATTATCGGTCTCCTGGCATTGGTTTTATGGCGTAGGGTCAACTGGCTTATTCTTATTGCCCTGGGATCTATTTCACTGATTATTTTTGGTTTTTGGGAATTCGTGATAGGTTTGGGTGTTGGAATAATGATAATTATTGGGACCGCTCTGTTTCTTAAAGACGGGAATTGGAAAACAGCTATGGCGATAATGCTCCTGGCCATAATTGGTTATTCTATCCATGTTTATATCCCGGTTCGTTCATCCCGAAATCCAAATATTGATGAAAATAATCCATCGCGTTCATTCGCCTCGGTGGTCAATTATCTGGAACGCAAGCAATATGGCTCTCAGTCGATGACCTCGCGGATGTTTGACCGGCGGGCGGAATGGGAAAATCAATTCGGTGATCATATCCGGATGGGTTTCTGGGGATTCTTCAAAGAGCAGTACGGACTGACCGGACCAAAATTTTTTGTTATTCTGATTCTGGGACTGTTCGGTATCTGGGAGACCATCAGGAGGAGGCCGGATCTTGGCTTGCCTTTTCTGGTTTTATTTCTGATTTGCTCGGCCGGGTTTGTGCTGTATATGAATTTCGCCGATGGAACCCGCCAGAATCCGGTCACTGGTTTTAATTACCTTGAAGTACGCGATCGGGATTATTTTTTCACCCCGGCCTTTATTCTATTCGGATTGGCGGTCGGGTTGGGTATCGCCGGTTTCATCGATTTGGTTCGAGATGCGGTTTCGCAGGCCTCGGCCGGAATCAGAAAAACGGCTTTCGGGATAGCTTCGCTTCTGGTTCTGATGCCTCTCATTCCACTGAAACACAATTATTTCATCAATGATCGCTCCCGAAATTACTTACCATATGATTACGCCAATAATTATCTGAAGTCCTGTCGTGAAAATATGATTTTTATCACCAATGGCGACAATGATACTTTTCCGCTATGGTGTATCCAGGAAGTTTATGGGATCCGATCGGATGTCAAGGTGGTAAATCTTTCCCTGGCCAATGCCGATTGGTACACCAAACAATTACGGGATCAACACGGGATTTCCATTGATCTGACCGATGATCAGATTGAGAGTTTGCGGGGTTATATGATCTCAGAAGGGAATCCTTACCGCATTCAGGATCAGGTCGTTGATTATATTATCACTGCCAATAATTGGAAAAGACCTTTCGGTTTCGCGGTTACGGTTCCCGATAACAGCCGCCGTTTCCGGGGACGATCGCTTAATGACCATCTTATTCTCGAAGGCATGGTATATCGCCTGACTCCGACGGAAGGCAAGGATCAGATAGACTATGATTTTACGCAGAGAATGTATGAACATGAATTTGAATATCGCGGTATTGCCGAGCCGAGCGTGTACAAGGATGAAACCAGCCGGCGTCTGTCCAACAATTATGCCCAGGGTTTCATAGTCCTGGCCGATTCCATGAAAAGGGCTGATAACTATGAAGGGGCAGTGAAACATATAAGAATGGGAATGGAAGTTTTGCCCGAGTCGGAAGATATTTATGTGTATACCGCCCAGATGCTTGGCTATATGGGGCGCTTCGATACTCTTATGACCTATATCAGCAATTGCCCGCTGAAGGATAAAAGGAAGCTTTATTATAACGGCGGTCTGGCCGCCAAAATGACCGGACATACCAATGAAGCTATCGAACTTATGGAACAGGCTTATCGGTTATATCCTGATTATGCCGATATATTCCGGTCCCTGGTACGGATTTATTACCAGGAGAAATATTATTCACGGTTGAGGATTATTGTCACCGACTGGGTGGCCCGACACCCCGATGATTATGAATCTAAAGAACTCCTTCGGCAGATTCAAAACATCGATACCGATAAAGATACTGTCGAGGGGCGACACTGA
- a CDS encoding NAD-dependent epimerase/dehydratase family protein, translating to MIKVDFTGKTVLVTGGAGFIGCNVVGRIVRSGGKVIVLDDLFTGDVKNIDPDIDFEFVKGSVTDYDLVLQLMKRVNYVAHLAARNIIISTRDPREDFMTNIGGTLNILMAARETKPTRIVYSSSASIYGNPRILPIMEDESPLTFSPYSVSKLAGENYCYAFYETYFVPVTVVRYSNIYGPKQNPANPYCGVISKFIAAIDRGQAPQIHGDGHQTRDFTFIDDAVEGTLMALLSPRSEGMVFNIGTGSETSIIDLVRVLAELSGKEFQCEHIDRRDIDNIRRRVLNIERARTRLRWQPQFTLREGLRQTIEWYRSIR from the coding sequence GTGATAAAAGTCGATTTTACGGGCAAAACAGTCCTGGTTACCGGCGGCGCCGGTTTTATCGGATGCAATGTGGTCGGACGTATTGTTCGTTCCGGCGGAAAAGTCATTGTTCTGGATGATTTGTTTACCGGGGATGTGAAGAACATCGATCCGGATATTGACTTTGAATTCGTTAAGGGTTCGGTGACTGATTATGATCTGGTTCTGCAATTGATGAAGCGGGTTAATTATGTTGCTCATCTGGCCGCCCGCAATATTATCATATCAACCAGGGACCCGCGGGAAGATTTTATGACCAATATCGGGGGCACCCTGAATATTCTTATGGCCGCCCGGGAAACTAAACCGACCAGGATCGTCTATTCCTCATCGGCCTCGATTTACGGTAATCCCAGGATATTGCCGATTATGGAAGATGAAAGCCCGCTGACATTTTCACCTTACTCGGTCTCAAAACTGGCCGGTGAAAATTACTGCTACGCTTTTTATGAAACCTATTTTGTCCCGGTCACGGTGGTGCGATATTCCAATATTTACGGGCCCAAACAAAATCCGGCGAATCCCTATTGCGGAGTGATCTCTAAATTCATCGCTGCCATAGACCGGGGACAGGCACCCCAGATTCATGGTGACGGGCATCAAACGCGGGATTTCACTTTTATCGATGATGCCGTCGAAGGAACCCTGATGGCGCTTCTTTCGCCTCGCTCCGAGGGGATGGTTTTCAATATCGGAACCGGTTCCGAAACCAGTATTATCGACCTGGTTCGGGTGCTGGCGGAATTAAGCGGCAAGGAATTCCAGTGCGAACATATTGACCGGCGAGATATTGACAATATCCGCCGCCGTGTTCTCAATATCGAACGGGCCCGGACCCGGCTTCGCTGGCAACCGCAATTTACGCTGCGAGAGGGGCTTCGACAAACGATTGAATGGTATCGGAGTATCAGGTAA
- a CDS encoding glycosyltransferase family 4 protein, translating into MKILALNWQDLTNPMAGGAEVHLQELLHRLAAMGHEITLFCSGYKNCLPEETIDGLRIIRRGNRYNFNLIAPRHLRRLVRREKFEVLIEDINKIPFYTPLYLKLPTLVVVPHLFSTTVFREINFLLGLYIYLSEKPMVRLYRGRKFNVISKSTAQDIAQRGIPENDISVIHCGIDGELYNFDPLVKKYSRPTILYLGRIKKYKGIQHLIQAFEKVLKVIPEATLKIVGTGDYLTSLKELAGALKIRDRVEFPGFVSSADKVEYMRRSHVAVYPSSKEGWGLTNIEANACGTCVIAADSPGLRDSVVPDQTGYLYRYGNIEELSGKLIMILTDETNRSRLEKGGLEWVKRFNWDQAAREFLQILENVAGRG; encoded by the coding sequence ATGAAAATTCTCGCCCTTAACTGGCAGGATTTGACCAATCCAATGGCAGGTGGAGCAGAGGTTCATCTCCAGGAACTGCTTCACCGCCTGGCCGCGATGGGTCATGAAATCACCCTCTTTTGTTCCGGGTACAAAAACTGCCTCCCAGAAGAAACTATCGACGGTCTCAGGATTATCAGGCGCGGCAACCGGTACAATTTCAACCTGATTGCTCCCCGCCACCTGCGACGTTTGGTAAGGCGGGAAAAATTCGAGGTTTTAATTGAGGATATAAATAAAATTCCATTTTATACCCCTCTTTATCTTAAATTACCGACTCTGGTGGTTGTTCCGCATCTTTTTTCGACGACTGTTTTCCGGGAAATCAATTTCCTTCTGGGGCTGTATATTTATCTTTCCGAAAAACCGATGGTTCGGCTTTATCGAGGGCGGAAATTCAATGTCATTTCGAAATCGACCGCCCAGGATATCGCCCAACGGGGAATTCCGGAGAATGATATTTCGGTGATTCACTGCGGTATTGACGGTGAATTATATAATTTCGATCCCCTGGTTAAGAAATATTCCAGACCGACCATCCTTTATCTCGGACGAATAAAAAAATATAAGGGAATCCAACATTTAATCCAGGCCTTTGAAAAGGTGTTAAAGGTTATCCCTGAGGCGACATTGAAAATTGTTGGAACGGGCGATTATCTCACGTCCTTAAAGGAACTGGCGGGTGCCCTTAAAATAAGGGACAGGGTGGAATTTCCGGGTTTTGTAAGCAGTGCCGATAAAGTGGAATATATGCGTCGATCTCATGTCGCGGTTTATCCTTCTTCTAAGGAAGGCTGGGGCTTGACCAATATCGAAGCCAATGCCTGCGGGACCTGTGTTATAGCGGCCGATTCGCCCGGGTTGCGGGATTCAGTGGTTCCCGATCAAACCGGGTATCTGTACCGTTATGGCAATATTGAGGAATTATCCGGGAAATTGATTATGATCCTGACGGACGAAACCAACCGCTCGCGGTTGGAAAAGGGAGGCCTGGAATGGGTCAAACGATTTAACTGGGATCAGGCCGCCCGGGAATTTTTGCAGATTCTTGAAAATGTTGCGGGACGGGGTTGA